AAAAGTGAAACTCACTCTAAGATATTGATACGAATTGAATAACTTTGTTAGTATATTGATATCAATCGAtagattattaattatttaatatttaatattaataataaaatctttaaataattaatagaattaaataatgacatcatcaaatcttaatttcattaaattgacctttgtgattggttaataaactattaggtcagttgtatttttgtatatataaagataatatgaaataaaataatgatataaatatttatttgtattaatcCACATATTCTAACGTCTCTAATTTTTACGTTTCTTTtgctattagatatatataaattatgtaataaaatattaactattTTGACATTgtgttaaagtgtaaattgatgatgaaaacaaaaattttttaaaatactaaaagacagttgttctaataacttatcgaccaatcactaTTTTTGATTTCCTAAAATTGacatttgttttcaatttttactataattcacatttttttttgtttccatcataaatttacatttttaaaccaataataactttcattataataaataaagaataacaAGTAATATATGACTTCATGCATTATAACTAGTGTCCCTGGCAAATCCCTTATAAATATTACTAACTCTTACGAAAACAAAAGGCTTCTAAATAATATACAtagtacgagtattatttaaaGAATAATCTCTCACTAgccttaaaaatattatttttgtccaCTACCACTACCTTGTAAATGATTTCTCCCTCACTTGGTGTTTGTTTGTGTCTCCACCCACTGCACAAAATCAAAAAGGTGCCATGAggatcatctatatatatatatatatagaagaaattAAGATCAACCAgcagcatatatatatagatcatatCACCCTAGCTAGCTAATTAAGTAAGtgcaaaaattaattaatggctgctaataataatagttttcaTCTTATTGTGACTCTTCTTGCTTTCTCTCATCTTCTATTCATGGCCAATGCTATCTCCTCGTCTGGtacgtaattaattaattctccAAGAACTTgttattcatatatttaattgTCATATAAGATATGAATGCATATGCTTAattatatagtgatatatagcTAGCTAGATATCAACTCTAAAATCCGATCCATTTTGTCTTTAATAATTTGGCACTTTGGATTAATTATCTAGCTTCTTAATTGCTAAAATTACAAATCACATGATCGATGCATGCATCGatacatttatacatatatactcgtatactatatatatatatatatcttatcgATCAACTTAATTATATAATGCATGCATTGATAGAAGTTAATTTAATTACAGGGAAGATTCATAGACATTTGTTGCATGAGAAAGTAGAAATGTTGGATTCTGGGGACATGACCAAAaatcaggtatatatatatatatatgctctaATTAATTTTGTGCATGATGTAATTAAGCAGATCATGTAATTAACCGATGAATT
The sequence above is drawn from the Erigeron canadensis isolate Cc75 chromosome 4, C_canadensis_v1, whole genome shotgun sequence genome and encodes:
- the LOC122598243 gene encoding uncharacterized protein LOC122598243, yielding MAANNNSFHLIVTLLAFSHLLFMANAISSSGKIHRHLLHEKVEMLDSGDMTKNQIVNMEENASFIEDEFMSERMDLEKTDYPGPGANKNHTPKPPQRD